The sequence AGTACGACGCCGTCAGAAATGCGGAGACCTGCTGTGACCTCGTCGGAGAAGTTTACATGACCTTTAGGgagtgaaaatatatatatttataatcatCTAGAAGTGGAAAGTTGCAGTATGTGCTTCACAGAGAAGAGGTTATCTGGAATATCCCTTGCACAGCCCTATGACAAGGAAGAGACAGCTCAAGACAGAGTTCAAGGGGAAGGAGTAGCATGATAGAAAAGAAGAGGATGGAAAGAGCCTGCAGCACCTGAAGCCCACAGGAGAGTTCTGGCATCATAACAATGACTTGGATGTGACCCAATGCTCGCCCCTTTTCAGGGGTTCACAAATCTAGCCAAGTACTGGGGAGTAGGAGGCAACTTCCTTGATGTACAGATCCTGCATTCAATATGAGCTGACATACTTCCAGCAGAATCCTAACCATGCCCGTCTACTGTACTCAGAAGTCAGTTCTATTAAATTTAGTAAGTGGGGGTAAGTGCTGCTATAATGGAAACCTCAACTGGAATGAAAGCAAGCTAACATTACAAGGAATGgtgcaaaaaacccaaacccccaAAACCACACAGCTGCCCAAGCCAGTCAAATTTGGGAGGGTGGTTTTAAGGGTTGGCCACAATTCAGCTCACAATGAAGTATGCTTAAATTCTCCATTTCCAGTGCAACCGTGAGGCTATTCACATAAGGACCTGGCTTGCAAATGGCAATTTATTCCTCACTAAGCACTTCAGGCTGTGCAAAAGACAAAAAAGATGTGTGTGGTCGAAAAGCATCGTCTGAGATTATTGCACTTTCTTCATAATATAAATTTCTCTATATCATTGTTAGCCTGTTTTTGAAAacagtctttttaaaaacaccttaTCCTGTGTTTCCTGCCAGTTTTTATGTTATGGGGCGAGTCTCCCAGACACCCAAACTCACCTGGTGTGTCCATGATGTTGAAGAGAAATGATTTGCCCTTTGTGTCTGGGAGAACAATGGTCACTGGCGTGCTCTTGATCCCAACTCCTCTCTGAAAAGAAACCAAGGTCAAGATGGGAGAGGGGTGAAAGTTGAGAGTTTGGGCTGAAAATGCGGCCCATGACATTAGAGGGCACAGCGTAGAGGGCAAAGGACAGTGACATGACCAAGAACAGTATGCATTCCTCAGACTACAATACTGACATGTAACTACGGGAAATGGTTACCTGGTATGGAATTTGACATTATGAGAAACTCAAGCAGAGAGACAAAGGATTGCACCTGGCATTAGTCTTAGTTGGaatacacccactgaaattaagggcAATGCTAGCTTTGGTGTAATAATTTCAATAATAAGATGTACACTGAGCAGAACATAGCTGGATACAAGCTCAAGATTTTTCCTGTGAGTACCGGAGACACTAGCAATACAACAAGAGATCCAGCACACATGGTGCATGCATTTCAGACCTCTCTGCAACACCTTGTACTGTATCTCCCCCCACATTGCACTTTCATAATGGCTGAGAAGTCTGTGCAGCAGATAGACTTACCTCTTGCTCAGTGAAGAGTATATCTGTATAGCAAAGCTGAAAggaacaataaaaaaatttacTCAACAGCCAGATCATTTAAGGTGGAGTATGTTCTTCCAcgtcatctttttcttttttcccctcctctctctctacatacacacacagacacacacacacacacacagtgctttttcctaaaaaaaatgtttagtgctactctcattttcctactcatattgaaatactgcccctcaatgaggccaaacttggattcacaaaatgtttaggggtatacgtacccctgcatccccccagaaaaaacgcgctgtctgtgtgtgtttgtgtgtgtacacacacacacacatacacacacaaacactaaagTAATATGTTTAGGattctaaacaaaacaacaaaggcatacaataaataaacaatcaGTAAAGCAATCAATAATGgatgaagaaagaaaaatgaagactTCAAATCACTTCAACTTAATTTAATCAAAGCATATGGCTGATAATTTTCCTGGTGTTTTGAGTTCTAGAAATGTATAAACAAACTCCATCCTTTGATAAGTTTATAAGACACATCATCTTTAATCTGCTTCAAAACTACTGTTTTTACATATACgtacagtagcacctcgggttacaaacacttcaggttacagactccactaacttggtagtacctcgggttaagaactttgccccaggatgagaacagaaatcatgtgctggtggcgcagcggcagcgggaggccccattagctgaagtggtacctcaggttaagaatggtttcaggttaagaatggacctccggaatgaattaagtttgtaaccagaggtaccactgtatacaaattgatGCACACTTAATTGATTTattaatcaaacaaacaaaccccatgaTGAATCGACTAAGATCTCTTTAACTGACAGTTAGCCCATATGCATCTAAATCTTTAGACAACAGTATCGTAAACCTACCTCTTAAAGGATTAAAAACAAAGTATAAAGGTAACTTACATCCTGGTCATAACGCTTTCTGATCTCAGGATGAGTCTGTTCAACCAGGCAATCCACAAAGCAAGTCTGGAAGGAGCcagagaaacaaaaagaaatgaaTTGGCAAGGCATGAATTAGCTAGCTAAATGTGACCAGTCCAGGAAGCATAAGGATGTTGCATCTCTGCCTCTCTCCCACTCCCAATCTGAACTCCCACTCCCAATTTCAGAACTACAATCAATGCACTTTTGCAATTTCCTCACAATTATATCAACAACCGTTATTCCATATCCAGTAAAAACATTAATAAATTCTAGCACCAACCCTATCCCGTTTTATAAAAATGTGAACAAAAGAAGATAGGATAGAGACCTGGCAACTGAGAAGCCAGCAACACTTGCAGACTCTCCCTAATAGTTTATCTAAATTGACTGCCCTGGCTTCAAAAAATCAGTAAGCAAGCTAAAATGATGACACCATTCCGGCATAACTGCAGCTCAAGTGTGAGAAGTATGTGTGTTAGGAGTTGCTCTCGTAGACAGAACTAACTCTGTGAGGCCCAAAGTCTTGGAAGGGCGTCAAGGAACTCTAAAACATTTAACCTGGAGAACCATACACTGAATCCAGTTTATTCAAAAACAAGAACCACACATGTACTGAGTGAGTACATCAGAATTCTGCCACATCTACGGAATGGACCACAGCTACTCCTGAGCTGCCTTAAATATATTAATTGATGCTAACCTTGCCATGATGCAGGTGCCCACAAAGTGTAACATTCCGAATCAGCTCTGAGTTGTCCATCAAGTCTGCTAGGAAACTAGAGAAGACCAaaggaacagggaagctttcAGTTATACACGCTGCCAAGTAACGTAAAATAATTCTCTTTATCTGAGTTACAACCCCCTCCCTGCCACAGAAACCAAAATCACCAGTATCTTCTGATATACTGAAAAAGCTTTTCATAATCTACTTTGATTTTTAGTTGATAGTTCAGTCACTATCTTTTTAAAGTACTCTTAGTTGCCTTCACCTCTCAAGCTTAATCCACAGCTCTGCCTTTCCAAACCCTTCTTCCACATCactggaaaggggagggggaaccaacAGGACCACATGGTGTTTATCCTGAATTTTAGAAGCATTAAGATAAAGGGgcagggaacctatggccctccagatgctgttggacttcaactctcatGAGCCCCTGCCACCAATGGTCatagacgatgggagttgtagttcaatgacatctggagggcctcaggttcccaACCCGTGAACTGGTAATTGGAACGAGTTTATATGTgatggagggataattctgtaaGTGGGTGTGTGGAGAAATAAGTAAACACATCTGGTTAAGACTTTGTATTATTTGGACTGTAAGGAGAATTAACTGTTGCTtcgtccctgttcctgccaacctagcagttcgaaagcacaccaaaagtgcaagtagataaataggtaccgctccggtgggaaggtaaacagcgtttccgtgcgctgctgtggtatcgccagatgcggcttagtcatgctggccacatgacccggaagctgtacgccggctccctcggccagtaaagcgagatgagcaccacaaccccagagtcggccacaactggacctaatggtcaggggtccctttacctttaatatgccCCAAGGCCACAAAATAGAATTGGGAATAAATTTAGAGGAATAACATGATTACTAACTCCTCCTCTGCTTGTCTGTAGATGTGAGAGAGCTAGAAGTACCAACAGAAGGGAGTTgcacagggaaagagagaaaaagagaacaaaCAAGCTATACTCACTCCATCTCATACACTGTGACTGGCAATGTTTGCTCCATGAGGGAGAATTTCTTGGTCTTCACGGGTTTAATAATAGGCTCTGAAAACAAACACAAGAAATAATATCCCTTTAAAGAGAAAAGCAGAAAAGCCCTACCTCAACACTCAGCCAAGTAGAAAAAAGGAGCAAAACACAAACTTTTTGCGTGTCCctgatcccaggttcagttcctggtatCTGTGACTGAAGTCTCTGTTAAGGCTTGGAAAGATCTTCGAAAGTTACCTCCAGTCATTGGGTGCAAACAGTACAGATGGAGCAATCCAATGGAAATAAAAATTTTTCTTGGCTTTCCCATTTCAGATTGCAGATAGGTGCTCAACTGAATGACTGCTGATCCAGTATGCTATGCAGAAGACTCCTGCCTTCTCCCTGACAAGCTGGTTCTATAATTTCTCACCTGTCAAAGGCTGTGTGTCTTCCTCTTGCACAATGGTCTCCACCTCTGGACCGTAAACCTCCTCAGCCGTTGGATAGTATTTCTTATCCTCATGCAGCACCACATCCATCCCAGGGTGGTCATCATCGTGGTCTCCAATGTCATCATCGTCGTCGTCCTCATCGAGCTGAAAACAGAATAAAGGGCCTTCAGCTGGTCTCTAGCAATTTCCATCCAGTGCAGTCCCAATTATGGAACTTGGGATTGGCTCCCATGTGCATGTTCATCACTTGATGATGGCAACATCAAGCTTGCAAAAGTTCATACACTCAGGTCCTGCGTCATGAACACAATGCGTTCTCTGGAAATTGTTAGGTGAATGTTCACATAAAGAATTAATGATTTCCATTGATTTCTATGGGAAAATTTCTAATGCGTCCCCGACCACAAAATCTGTGGTGCACATAGGCAGGTTTGGGTACTAATCCCTTGTGTTGGGGTAAGTGAATTTTTGCACAGTGAGCATTTGTAAAATGGGACCTGCGTGTGCAATTTATTTGTTGGACTTCAAAGTGTCATGGGACACCCAGTTGCCTTTGAAGCGACCATGTAACATGGCTAGTTTCCTTGAATGAGCGTGACACCTTTTTTTCATGATCCTAAAAAGTTAAATTAACTACTTAACCAAATGAATAACCCAAATATTCAATCATCCAACAGCCTTAACTAAAACCATTGGGTGGCCTTTAGTATAGTTAACATTTAGAGGAAGCATAATCCCCATACCTCATCTAGATCCTTTGAATCCCGACCCATCTCGTCGTCATCGTCGTCAGAATCAAGCTCTGGGCCAATATAATTCCCAAATTCATCATACAGATCTGTATCCATGTTGCCGGACCCTGGAAAGAAGAAAAGCCTTTGAAACAAGTATAGCAAGGTCAGTTTTTAtcctgaaagtgtgtgtgtgtgtgtgttttgttttgttttttttttgtattgctgAATTTTGCTAGCTATTCAGTATAGATATAAGGAGTGTAGGAGTGTGAGTGTGTTTTCCTGCTTATTGTGTTTTTGACAgcttatttgcttatttttattGTGAACCTCGCCTGTAGAAACTTCCACAGCTGTCCATCACAGTAGCACCTGGCCCTTATTTCCAGTTCATTTGTACCTTCTAGTTTACTCAAGTGCCCCTTCTTAGCCCATCAGGCTTCATAATAGACCCCTGACCTCAGTGGGACTTCGGCCTCCCCCACCCCGCTTAAGGAAAGGCGTTGAAGACCacagactactactactactactactactactaaaaatcaagtttctagtccttagggGCCTGGGGAACAAAACACGGTGCGGCTGAGAAACGCCTATATCACACGCATGCCGAATATTACGCGACCTTAtctgccttcccttcctcctcggCGGCGCCTTTCTCAGCACAGAACGGAGCCCTCGCTGAGAGAAGAAGCGCGCGTTGCTCGCGACGTTCTTCTTTTTCCGTCGCGCGCCGCTGCGACGCTGCCGTGGAAAGGCCCTCCGCCGCTTCCTCCGAAAGAGGCTGACTATCCTATTGCCTGGCCGATTCGTCGCTTTCCCCcttcatttaaataaaataaaataaaataaaataccggtGTTCGGGGAGGCACGTAATCTTCTGATTCTTATATAGACGTGGGAGGGCAGAGAATGAAGATTATAATCAGGCGACTAGCGAAGACAACTCCTTTCTTCGGAGGGTCCTTCGCGTCCCGGCGTGGTCTGGTTGTTATGGAAACCAAACCTAGGCCTCGTTGCTATGGAAACCTGATGCCTAGCCGGTGCGGGGTGGGGAACGGGGAAAGCGGGGGTGGATTTGGAGACGACTTCGGCAGAGCCCTAAACCGGTGTAATAAATAACCTCAGTTCCTCATTATCTGGGAGTGGTACCCAGGGTCGTTTTTCCACGTAGACCCGACCAGTCCTTGGAATGACGCATTAGAATTGAGGGATGAGATACCACCCCACCCCGAGCTAAAAGGGACACGGGAAATTCCCTGCACCTCAGGGCGCAGGGGCTTCCTCTGAGAACCCGATGCTTTGCCATATTGATATGCTTCTGCAGTGCTCTTTGCTGTAAAAATCAAGCAAATATTGCAAAGCTACTGTAAATGTTTTGTTCTCGCTCTCCGAAGAAAGCAAAAACCCCTTGGTGCATCTCCACTCCTGGAACCTTTGGCCCCTGGGGTAGTGGGAAGCAtaactgtcaactttcagatttgaaaataagggatcagcagcctcgaaaataagggatcaacagcctcacctgtcccggacagtctacgggatatctaacaatccgggatagcagcgggaagcagcaggaaatagcgctggaataagggaatttcccgcaaaaaaagggaacgttgacagctatggtgggaaCTGCATAGCGATATTCGCGGATTAGCATTTAGTAGCATAGCTTAATTTCTCTGCACTTGGGTGCCCCCCAATGCTTTGATTCCCACGAGATGTGTTTCTAGAGTTCTTCGGGATAagagttgtttgttttttaaatgtcctGTTGTTTCTAGATAACCTGAGATGGAGGGTGTGATCGACTTCCGTGCTTTGGAGAAAGAGTTGGAAGAAGCTATTGCTGCTGATGAAAAGTACCAGAGAGAGAATGAAGCCAAGTTCCGAGCAGTGCACCAGAAAGTGGCGACTTATGAAGAATTCAGGTTTCTCAAATTCCATTGGTCCCTTTAGTTGATGTGATGCAAGAGGCAGTACAgctgtccagtgcttttttttctaaaaaaaatatgtttaagggtgctctcatttttactcaagaaaatcaccattttatagctcaaattgggggaaataaatacagtaaatggacaaaagtacaaagattcacaaaatgtttaggggtatacgcatacccctaaacgttttgtgaatgcgtccccccagaaaatagCACTGCAGCTATCTGTTTATCCATGAGGTCAACTGCTTGTGAATTTAACCCAATGAACATGCAGTCACGTGGCAGGCAGCTGCAGATTATGCATACTGCAAAAGTCATGTGCATTCATTACTTATATGTGTCTTATCAAAGAAATACAACCAGTTCTCCCGACCTCACTCTTGACTTCTGGATGTCTGAGATAAAGAAGActgattgcatttttaaaagatctcTGAAAACACCCCAAAGATAAAATGGGGCAGTGATGGAGCCTTATCCTATGACCTGTTTCCATGTTGCATTGTGCACCACAGTAAGCTACAGGCAGCAAATATTGTTATATCAGTAGCAGCCAGTGGCCACTCAAAGTTTCAGATGTCCAGGGCCATACAGTGCATAGGTAGggtaaatgcaataataatgttCCTGTACTTTTAACAATTACGTATGTAGAGGAAATTTCAGCAGATACATGTCTTCTCATCCTTGCAACATTATACTAGCTGAGCTACAGCTGCTGAATTTCCCTCcaaattgcaatacagtggtaccttgggttaagtacttaattcgttccggaggtccgttcttaacctgaaactgttcttaacctgaagcaccactttagctaatggggccaactgctgccgccacgctgccggagcccgatttctgttcttatcctgaagcaaagttcttaacctgaagcactatttctgggttagcggagtgtgtaacctgaagcttatgtaacccgaggtactactgtaatgccCCTTTCTCTCCTGCTTGCAGGGATATTGTTTTAGCATCACATTTAAGGCCTCTGGAGAAAAAGGACAaggtggggaagaagagaaatgtGTTGTGGAACTCCCATGCAGTTAAAGCAAACTTGAAACAAGAGAGTGAGGTACAGCTGTCTCAGGTAAGATTGCTCCTTTCCAGGAGTTTGGAGAGCCTTGGTTCCTTTTGAGCAATACTTCTTATTTTATTATCTACGTTTATTTATTTGGGACATAACAAAGCATAACAGCAAATCCCtgataaaataaaagtagaaaggGATATTGAGAACTAAACATATAGGAACAATTTTCCTTACCAAAATAAATTAATATCACCATTAAGGTCAGTTAAGGTCTTTCTCCAGTGGGGTGGAGAGTGGGCCAGGATCCACTTGTGTTGGGATCTGTGacgttgttctcctcctccaggaGTTGGAACAGCTGCCCAAGACGTCTGCAGAATTCTACAGAGATTGGCGCAGATGCATGAAAAACAGCCAAGAACGCTACCAGCTCCTGCTCCAACTTGGATCCCAAAACCTGGGCCAAATCTTCCAAACAGACCTTGCTTTTGGTTTCCTAGGTGAATTCCTAGCAGTGTTCAATGAAAATACCTGTCTCAAAGACCGGGACTCTGTCTTGGAGATTTTGGAGAGTTTTTCAGGAACCAAACGCTTTGGATTGAATGTGGAACTCATGAGTgagcaagagaagaaaaactgtcGACAGTTGTTTGAGAAACTGCAAAGGATGGGGACTGACCCTAGCAATCCTCCTGACTTTTCACATGCCACAGAGGGGGAAGGTGTGCCTGGTACCCAAATCCATTGCCAAGCAGATGGACCAACTAAAATAAAATTGATGGAACTGATGCACCTTTACAAAGTCACCTAAAGGAAGCTAGAGCTTGTGTCACAAGCCACACCACATAGGGAAATAATGGAGAAGATACAGGGGATAAGAACATCCACTAGGAACATCTTCTATCAATCCCCATTAAGGTGAGTGGGAGATTATGAAGAGCACACATGAATTCTTGTACATCTCCAGTTAATCTCAGTACAACTTGTATAGAATACACATTTGTTGAATGGTGGATGGACCTGTTTACTGATGGACCTGCACCTGTTTGCAGTGTTTTTAGGTGAGCTCTGCCTTCTCCAACAAGGCAGATAGTGCATTGTCAATAAATAATATTTGGTAATGGATCGATTTTTGCTGTGGTTTATCTCCTAATTCTCATGGCACTTGTGCTATTGACTTCTGCTCTAGTTAGGACTCAGCAGGGCTTAGCCCCAGAACGAGTTGGCCATGTTAAGGCTCTCATTCATGGGTAACAATAACCTGAAGATACTGCTGTCCATCCAGGCTTAATATAAACTTGGTCGTATTAAGTAGTGTGGGTGTTTGTATATAATTGGGGAGGAGCAATGGCTTGGTCCTCCAGTGCTTGGTTTGCCTGTCCCAAGTTTAAtctctggtatctccagttaaaagcatATCATGTTGCTGGGTTGAGAAATACCCTGTCTGACATGTTGGAGGGCTGCTGGCAATCTGAACAGACAATACTAAAAGCCAGTATAAGTCAGCttcatacacacgcacacacaat comes from Podarcis raffonei isolate rPodRaf1 chromosome 13, rPodRaf1.pri, whole genome shotgun sequence and encodes:
- the CCDC103 gene encoding coiled-coil domain-containing protein 103 translates to MEGVIDFRALEKELEEAIAADEKYQRENEAKFRAVHQKVATYEEFRDIVLASHLRPLEKKDKVGKKRNVLWNSHAVKANLKQESEVQLSQELEQLPKTSAEFYRDWRRCMKNSQERYQLLLQLGSQNLGQIFQTDLAFGFLGEFLAVFNENTCLKDRDSVLEILESFSGTKRFGLNVELMSEQEKKNCRQLFEKLQRMGTDPSNPPDFSHATEGEGVPGTQIHCQADGPTKIKLMELMHLYKVT